A genomic window from Brevibacillus agri includes:
- a CDS encoding class I SAM-dependent methyltransferase, which produces MSFSSQVLLGLNRLFPLPVHPFNLANNGEMSYTEWQFQKGDQTIQFFLPFHSQEQMFSDKTVLDIGCGGGGKTCYYATFGPKKMIGIDIVPHYAEEGNAFAREKGLADVVSFMTGDAARTDFADNTFDTIIMNDAMEHVAEPEKTLEECFRILKPGGHLYINFPPYYHPYGAHLSDAIGIPWVHALFSEQALIDAYKKLVRDLPDGSDRISFRFDKRPDGSETISYINRMTIKRFRNIQKGVKHPAVYEREIPLRNQLKGLANVPGFREFFVKMVVCVYQKSPSS; this is translated from the coding sequence ATGTCCTTTTCTTCGCAAGTATTGCTCGGATTAAACCGGCTTTTCCCGCTCCCCGTTCACCCGTTCAACCTGGCGAACAACGGGGAGATGAGCTATACCGAATGGCAGTTTCAAAAAGGGGACCAGACGATTCAGTTTTTCCTCCCCTTCCACTCCCAAGAGCAAATGTTCAGCGACAAAACCGTGCTGGACATCGGCTGTGGCGGCGGTGGCAAAACATGTTACTACGCCACCTTCGGCCCGAAAAAGATGATCGGGATTGACATCGTTCCGCACTACGCCGAGGAAGGCAATGCCTTTGCCCGGGAAAAGGGGCTCGCTGACGTCGTTTCCTTCATGACAGGCGACGCTGCCCGCACGGATTTTGCCGACAACACGTTTGACACGATCATCATGAACGACGCGATGGAGCACGTGGCCGAGCCGGAAAAGACGCTGGAAGAGTGCTTCCGCATCTTAAAGCCCGGCGGACACTTGTACATCAACTTCCCGCCGTACTATCACCCGTACGGTGCGCATTTGTCGGACGCGATCGGCATTCCGTGGGTGCACGCCCTCTTTTCCGAACAGGCGCTGATCGACGCCTACAAAAAGCTGGTGCGCGATTTGCCGGACGGTTCTGACCGCATCTCGTTCCGCTTTGACAAACGGCCAGATGGCAGCGAGACGATCTCCTACATCAACCGGATGACGATCAAGCGTTTCCGCAACATTCAAAAAGGCGTGAAGCATCCTGCCGTCTACGAGCGCGAGATTCCGCTGCGCAACCAGCTTAAGGGCTTGGCAAACGTGCCTGGCTTCCGCGAGTTTTTCGTCAAAATGGTCGTCTGCGTGTATCAAAAATCCCCTTCCTCCTGA
- a CDS encoding polysaccharide biosynthesis protein: protein MLKKSHFLAGALILAIAGILSKVIGMFYRIPLQEIVGDNGLGLYQEVYPLYLTFLILATAGVPVALSRVIAEALAEGKQGSVGQILARSMVMMGGIGIVLFAILYVSSPLIAKLMGNPHLIEPIRAISLSLLFVPLIAVIRGFFYGHQKMLYVGLSQIVEQTLRVIFILVASLYLVRLGEDTDTVITGVNFGTMISTLLSLGFLALLMWLHNRKNSVFAHAKWGRLDWWYDRAFFGSMWRIAWPICVSALVIPIFSLTDSFLAINIFRYIWNVDGLTADTWFGIYSRGGPLLQMASLFGSSIALSIVPAIAEAKRQKDQERVTTLTKLSLRFAWLIGLPAGLGLTAVAEGANLALYGDMEGTRAMAILGISAIPLSLLLATNGILQGIGKEKIPARHLLYGVIVKVATTLVFTSMFGMDGLSLSWLCATAFVCILNMRVISKLVQVPIHWRFDTIYPLLVANLMLLLAWGATEAVGLLLAGKEKVRLLGAIETVTGVGVGLVVYLGLLLLIPLIEDKELDWLPGGAKLRAFINLIRKKQASSKAQ, encoded by the coding sequence ATGTTGAAAAAAAGTCACTTTCTCGCAGGGGCGCTGATTCTGGCCATCGCGGGAATTTTGTCAAAAGTAATCGGGATGTTTTACCGCATCCCTCTGCAGGAGATCGTCGGGGACAACGGTCTTGGACTCTATCAGGAGGTGTACCCGCTCTACCTGACTTTCCTCATTTTGGCGACGGCAGGTGTGCCAGTCGCGCTGTCGCGGGTCATTGCCGAGGCGCTCGCCGAGGGCAAGCAAGGCTCTGTCGGGCAGATTTTGGCGCGGAGCATGGTGATGATGGGCGGGATAGGGATTGTACTGTTCGCGATTTTGTACGTCAGCTCGCCGCTGATTGCCAAGCTGATGGGCAACCCGCATCTGATCGAGCCGATCCGGGCCATTTCGCTGTCCTTGCTGTTCGTGCCGCTGATTGCCGTCATTCGCGGCTTCTTTTACGGCCATCAAAAAATGCTGTACGTCGGTCTGTCGCAGATCGTGGAGCAGACGTTGCGGGTGATTTTCATTCTGGTCGCTTCGCTCTACCTGGTCAGGCTGGGAGAGGACACCGATACGGTCATTACGGGCGTCAACTTCGGGACGATGATTAGCACGCTGCTCAGCCTCGGCTTTCTCGCGCTGCTCATGTGGCTGCACAACCGGAAAAACTCCGTGTTTGCACACGCAAAGTGGGGACGTCTTGACTGGTGGTACGATCGCGCGTTTTTCGGCTCCATGTGGCGAATCGCCTGGCCGATCTGCGTCAGCGCGCTCGTCATTCCGATTTTCAGCTTGACCGATTCGTTTCTGGCGATCAATATTTTCCGCTACATATGGAATGTAGACGGCTTGACGGCGGATACGTGGTTCGGCATTTACAGCCGGGGCGGCCCGCTTTTGCAAATGGCGAGTTTGTTCGGCTCCTCCATTGCGCTCTCGATCGTTCCTGCGATTGCGGAAGCCAAGCGGCAAAAAGACCAGGAGCGCGTCACGACCTTGACCAAGCTGTCGCTGCGCTTCGCCTGGCTGATCGGCCTGCCGGCTGGGCTTGGACTGACAGCCGTAGCCGAAGGGGCCAACCTGGCGCTCTACGGCGACATGGAAGGGACGCGGGCGATGGCGATTCTGGGCATCAGCGCGATTCCGCTCTCGCTGCTACTTGCGACCAACGGCATTTTGCAAGGGATCGGCAAAGAGAAAATTCCTGCGCGCCATCTGTTGTACGGCGTGATCGTCAAGGTCGCAACGACACTCGTGTTCACCTCCATGTTCGGCATGGACGGGCTGTCCTTGTCGTGGCTGTGCGCGACCGCGTTTGTCTGCATTCTCAACATGCGGGTCATCAGCAAGCTCGTGCAGGTGCCGATCCACTGGCGCTTTGATACGATTTATCCGCTGCTCGTCGCCAACCTGATGCTGCTGCTCGCCTGGGGCGCGACCGAAGCCGTCGGCCTGCTGCTCGCGGGCAAGGAAAAAGTTCGCCTGCTTGGCGCCATCGAAACGGTTACGGGCGTAGGCGTGGGACTGGTCGTCTATTTGGGCCTGCTGCTGTTGATCCCGCTGATCGAGGACAAGGAGCTGGACTGGCTGCCTGGCGGGGCCAAGCTGCGCGCCTTTATCAACCTCATCCGCAAGAAACAGGCGTCGTCGAAGGCACAATAA
- a CDS encoding phenylacetate--CoA ligase family protein — translation MQKLAPLDKTRFRRNPDAYLSSGIRTDKLIQNRTGGSTGEPTRFYLDRPAVEHYEAARWLGLSWHGIQIGDPCVMLWGSPLELNQQQARQYRWKERWLKNRLLLSAYELDERRLDTQLKLIRRFRPAYLYGYASALYTLAQMMLQRGTTLGIPLKAVVSTAESLHEHQRQAIAAAFAAPVVNEYGARDGGIIAYQCPAGNMHAFSENSYLEVVDPLTHIPVFPGVPGALLVTDLHNKAMPRLRYQLGDVVALSAKTCSCDISFPLLEAIDGREDDMFISQHGQYVHGHYFNHIVRNLDSFRTFQIVQHEPQRLSLKLVKEPDRFLPADEAKLLAGIRSALGEVSVQVSYVDHIPPTGSGKIRYAIRECPLTSVLPPE, via the coding sequence TTGCAAAAGCTTGCGCCCCTCGACAAGACGCGTTTTCGGCGCAATCCCGACGCGTACTTGAGCAGCGGGATTCGAACCGACAAGCTGATCCAAAACCGCACGGGCGGCTCTACCGGGGAACCGACCCGCTTCTACCTCGACCGTCCGGCTGTCGAACATTACGAGGCGGCACGCTGGCTGGGCCTCTCGTGGCACGGCATCCAGATCGGCGACCCGTGTGTCATGCTCTGGGGCTCGCCGCTGGAGCTTAACCAGCAGCAGGCCAGGCAATATCGCTGGAAGGAGCGCTGGCTGAAAAACCGCTTGCTGCTCTCCGCCTACGAATTGGACGAACGCCGTCTGGATACGCAATTGAAGCTCATCAGACGGTTCCGCCCTGCCTATTTGTACGGCTACGCCTCGGCTCTGTACACGCTCGCGCAAATGATGCTGCAAAGAGGCACGACGCTCGGCATCCCGCTCAAAGCGGTCGTCTCCACGGCGGAGAGCTTGCACGAGCATCAGCGCCAGGCGATCGCAGCCGCCTTCGCAGCGCCTGTCGTCAACGAGTACGGCGCGCGCGACGGCGGGATTATCGCCTACCAATGCCCTGCCGGAAACATGCACGCCTTTTCCGAAAACAGCTATTTGGAAGTGGTCGATCCGCTCACGCACATTCCCGTGTTTCCCGGTGTTCCCGGCGCCCTGCTCGTCACGGATTTGCACAACAAAGCGATGCCGCGCCTGCGCTATCAACTGGGCGATGTCGTCGCGCTCTCTGCGAAAACGTGCTCGTGCGACATTTCGTTTCCGCTGCTCGAAGCGATCGACGGCAGGGAGGACGACATGTTCATCTCCCAGCACGGGCAGTACGTGCACGGCCACTACTTCAACCACATCGTCCGCAACCTGGACAGCTTTCGCACCTTCCAGATCGTCCAGCACGAGCCGCAGCGGCTAAGCCTGAAACTCGTGAAGGAGCCGGACCGCTTTTTGCCCGCCGATGAAGCGAAGCTTTTGGCGGGAATCCGCTCCGCGCTGGGCGAAGTGAGCGTGCAGGTGTCATACGTCGACCACATCCCGCCTACCGGCTCGGGAAAAATTCGCTACGCGATCCGCGAATGTCCGCTTACGAGCGTCCTGCCGCCGGAGTAG
- the murJ gene encoding murein biosynthesis integral membrane protein MurJ, which produces MSLLRIASMIVVLTLVGRLLGFFRSVYVSSLYGTGMEADAFNIAATIPLTLFLVVPGAINAVLIPTMRGLIEKKEPTGELYHKMLAIILGIFALLSVLGIVFSHQLAAMFGLSGEKLALTAEMLQWMWPSAVFIGLTGLWSSLCNAHQHFFTPTLGTVANGALVIAGMYVLVPLYGAVGLAIATSIGYLAAMLVMLPTLRGFGYRHRLSLAWRDDASLKGMGERVIPILIGAVVAQATTFMERGFAEGVGTGVVSALANANQIVQMPMAIFVGAFTLPLFPLLASHVKRGEMAEMKQILQKGLAYLFILLVPVTVGLALYAEPVVRLAFERGAFDEHSVALTAWALPFYGLGLYFLAARDLLTRAFYALENTKTPVIIGAIGIGVYVLANWLLIPLLGHGGIALANAVSAICQALLLFVLLWRAVGSPVRASFLKTAARTLLACAIMGAAIVLVDPWLSLLSVWLYVPIGIAGGALVYVAVMALLREPLVSELLQKVRKRSTPAAGRS; this is translated from the coding sequence ATGAGTTTGTTGAGGATTGCTTCCATGATTGTCGTGCTGACTCTCGTGGGAAGATTGCTGGGCTTTTTTCGCAGCGTGTACGTATCCAGTCTGTACGGCACAGGGATGGAGGCGGATGCGTTCAACATCGCCGCCACGATTCCGCTGACGCTGTTTCTGGTCGTGCCCGGCGCGATCAACGCGGTGCTGATCCCGACGATGCGCGGACTGATTGAAAAAAAAGAGCCGACTGGCGAGCTGTATCACAAAATGCTTGCGATCATTCTGGGAATATTCGCACTGCTGTCTGTGCTGGGCATCGTCTTTTCCCACCAGCTTGCCGCGATGTTCGGCCTGTCCGGGGAAAAGCTGGCGCTGACCGCCGAGATGCTGCAATGGATGTGGCCTTCCGCCGTCTTCATCGGGCTGACTGGCTTGTGGTCGAGCCTGTGCAATGCGCACCAGCATTTTTTTACCCCGACATTGGGGACGGTAGCAAACGGAGCGCTCGTGATCGCCGGCATGTATGTGCTCGTGCCGCTGTACGGAGCGGTGGGCCTAGCGATTGCGACGAGCATCGGCTATTTGGCGGCGATGCTTGTAATGCTGCCGACCTTGCGCGGCTTTGGCTATCGGCACCGCTTGTCGCTCGCCTGGCGTGACGACGCTTCCTTAAAAGGAATGGGGGAGCGCGTCATCCCGATTTTGATCGGCGCTGTCGTGGCACAAGCGACGACCTTTATGGAAAGAGGCTTCGCAGAAGGGGTAGGAACGGGCGTCGTCTCGGCGCTTGCCAACGCGAACCAGATCGTGCAAATGCCGATGGCGATTTTTGTCGGCGCGTTTACGCTGCCGCTGTTCCCTCTGTTGGCCAGCCACGTGAAACGGGGAGAGATGGCCGAGATGAAGCAAATCCTGCAAAAAGGACTTGCCTATCTGTTCATCCTGCTCGTCCCCGTCACGGTCGGACTTGCCCTGTACGCAGAGCCAGTCGTGCGGCTCGCCTTTGAGCGCGGCGCATTCGATGAGCACTCGGTTGCCTTGACGGCCTGGGCGTTGCCGTTTTACGGCCTGGGGCTGTACTTCCTGGCAGCGCGCGATTTGCTCACCCGCGCTTTTTACGCTCTGGAAAACACCAAGACGCCCGTCATTATCGGGGCGATCGGAATTGGTGTGTACGTGCTGGCCAACTGGCTGTTGATCCCGCTCTTGGGACACGGCGGCATCGCGCTGGCGAATGCGGTATCCGCCATCTGTCAGGCGCTCTTGCTGTTCGTCCTGCTCTGGAGGGCGGTAGGCAGCCCTGTCCGGGCGAGTTTTCTCAAAACGGCAGCCAGGACGCTTTTGGCCTGCGCGATCATGGGCGCGGCGATTGTGCTCGTCGACCCGTGGCTGTCGCTTCTGTCCGTCTGGCTGTATGTGCCGATCGGCATTGCAGGCGGCGCATTAGTCTACGTGGCCGTGATGGCGCTCCTGCGCGAGCCGCTCGTCTCCGAGCTGTTGCAAAAGGTCAGGAAGCGCTCTACTCCGGCGGCAGGACGCTCGTAA
- a CDS encoding O-antigen ligase family protein translates to MRETVLKWGSQSTTWLYLLLAYPVIDYVLRKILPIPVVSSFWDEALLIILMVFTFGAFLQTNRTMPGIKHLLSAFFVLGLALMVTDMANWEASVEGFRSVYQYIIAFLMGFYLLKSADDLDKFMKGLALIGFLAAVVGVMQVVLGVKTPESWVQEGEAITTRAFSFVTSPNVLGSYMALIAPVAAGLFMKATSPKEKWVWAIVTLTTLLALLLTGSRGAWFALAFALFVCFYIWNKRIAGYLVLAGIIGLVALFFVPESVPMVGTVKNRIFTLFTPEYFESSSQGGRVGRWGEAYDKMRIEPLFGVGLGHHGGAVASRHFGTIYSDSYFFKSLAEYGLIGIILLIGLVVSMLKYGAGLVSKLQGSPHFFSVLGLFGGLIAVATHNLVENIFEVPFMALYFWLFGGFLCALYVDQTQNKRW, encoded by the coding sequence ATGAGAGAAACCGTGTTGAAGTGGGGAAGCCAATCAACCACGTGGTTGTATCTGCTGTTGGCCTATCCGGTAATCGACTATGTCTTGCGAAAGATTCTACCGATTCCAGTCGTTTCGTCTTTTTGGGATGAAGCGTTGCTCATCATCCTGATGGTGTTTACGTTCGGCGCCTTTTTGCAAACGAACCGGACCATGCCTGGAATCAAGCATTTGCTCAGTGCGTTTTTCGTCCTCGGCCTCGCCCTGATGGTGACGGACATGGCCAACTGGGAGGCGAGCGTGGAGGGTTTTCGCTCCGTCTACCAGTACATCATCGCCTTTTTGATGGGCTTTTATTTGCTGAAGTCCGCCGATGATCTGGACAAGTTTATGAAAGGACTCGCCCTGATCGGCTTTTTGGCTGCCGTCGTCGGGGTGATGCAAGTCGTGCTCGGAGTCAAAACGCCCGAATCGTGGGTGCAGGAAGGCGAAGCGATCACGACACGCGCCTTTTCGTTCGTCACCAGCCCGAACGTGCTCGGAAGCTACATGGCCTTGATCGCGCCAGTGGCCGCCGGACTGTTCATGAAAGCGACCAGCCCCAAGGAAAAATGGGTGTGGGCGATCGTCACCCTGACGACGTTGCTCGCCCTGTTGTTGACCGGATCGCGCGGAGCCTGGTTTGCGCTGGCTTTCGCTCTGTTCGTCTGCTTTTACATATGGAACAAGCGGATCGCCGGGTATTTGGTGCTCGCGGGCATCATCGGGCTCGTGGCCCTGTTCTTCGTCCCGGAATCGGTTCCGATGGTAGGTACGGTGAAAAACCGCATTTTCACCCTGTTTACCCCTGAATACTTCGAATCGAGCAGCCAGGGCGGACGTGTAGGCCGCTGGGGTGAGGCGTATGACAAAATGCGCATCGAGCCGCTGTTTGGCGTCGGGCTCGGCCATCACGGGGGAGCCGTGGCGTCGAGGCATTTTGGCACGATCTACTCGGACAGCTACTTCTTCAAAAGTCTCGCCGAGTACGGCCTGATCGGGATTATCCTGCTGATCGGCCTGGTCGTCTCCATGCTCAAATACGGAGCCGGGCTTGTTTCCAAGCTGCAAGGCTCGCCGCACTTTTTCTCGGTGCTCGGACTGTTTGGCGGGTTGATTGCGGTCGCGACGCACAACCTCGTGGAAAATATTTTCGAGGTGCCGTTCATGGCCCTCTATTTCTGGCTGTTTGGCGGCTTCCTCTGCGCTCTGTACGTCGACCAAACACAAAACAAAAGGTGGTGA
- a CDS encoding MFS transporter, translating into MNTAILSLRAYNFFYFSLLSIFISFLPVYLTYRGITPAQIGVLIGAGSFIGILSQPFWGMMSDRYKTIRRIILLTLGLSIAAGVLLFTSASFFALFLLVGAMYFFLLPTDPLTESLNYRIAELHGTSFGSIRTFGAVGYATASLFIGWTLDRLGMGQLVWLFVGYGVFAYACALVMQDAPASSKSLSWQELKQFFLYPQTQRFFLLVLIAATPHRTNDSFLGVYVQSLGGTTGDVGQAWFLAAVSEVAFFAISARLLARWSELRLIMLASALYAIRYVLCAIAPSAEWVVYLQLTQGVTFVLFYTATIQYLYKIIPEEWKATGQTVLAVLFFGISGIIGSLVGGWLFQQGGGAALYWAMGICSAAAFVYSLILARAGKAAGGLGL; encoded by the coding sequence GTGAATACTGCCATACTGAGCTTGCGGGCGTACAATTTCTTTTATTTTTCCCTGTTGTCCATTTTCATTTCGTTTTTGCCCGTCTATTTGACTTATCGCGGCATCACGCCGGCGCAAATCGGCGTACTGATCGGGGCAGGTTCGTTTATCGGCATATTGTCCCAGCCGTTTTGGGGGATGATGAGCGACCGCTACAAGACGATCAGGCGGATCATCCTGTTGACCTTAGGTCTGTCCATCGCGGCAGGAGTCCTGCTGTTCACCTCGGCTTCGTTTTTCGCGCTGTTTTTGCTGGTCGGCGCGATGTATTTTTTCCTGCTGCCGACCGATCCGTTGACCGAGAGCCTCAACTACCGGATTGCCGAACTGCACGGCACAAGCTTCGGCTCGATCCGCACGTTTGGCGCAGTCGGCTACGCAACGGCGTCGCTGTTCATCGGCTGGACGCTCGATCGGCTGGGGATGGGGCAGCTCGTCTGGCTGTTTGTCGGCTACGGCGTGTTTGCCTACGCATGCGCGCTCGTCATGCAGGATGCGCCTGCCAGCAGCAAGTCGTTGTCCTGGCAGGAGTTGAAGCAGTTTTTCCTCTATCCGCAAACGCAGCGCTTCTTTCTGCTCGTGCTGATTGCGGCGACTCCGCACCGGACGAACGACAGCTTCCTCGGCGTCTACGTGCAGAGCCTGGGCGGCACGACGGGGGATGTCGGGCAAGCGTGGTTTTTGGCGGCGGTGAGCGAGGTCGCGTTTTTCGCGATCAGTGCCAGACTGCTCGCCCGCTGGAGCGAACTCAGGCTGATAATGCTCGCCTCCGCGCTGTATGCGATCCGCTATGTGCTCTGTGCAATCGCCCCTTCGGCGGAGTGGGTCGTTTACTTGCAATTGACGCAAGGCGTCACGTTCGTCCTGTTTTACACAGCTACGATTCAGTACTTGTACAAAATCATCCCGGAAGAGTGGAAGGCGACAGGGCAAACAGTACTGGCCGTGTTGTTTTTCGGCATTTCCGGCATCATTGGCTCGCTCGTCGGCGGCTGGCTGTTCCAGCAAGGCGGAGGGGCGGCGCTCTACTGGGCGATGGGGATATGCTCGGCAGCCGCCTTCGTCTACAGCCTGATCCTGGCCAGAGCCGGCAAGGCAGCGGGCGGCCTCGGGCTGTAA